The following coding sequences lie in one Rutidosis leptorrhynchoides isolate AG116_Rl617_1_P2 chromosome 6, CSIRO_AGI_Rlap_v1, whole genome shotgun sequence genomic window:
- the LOC139853001 gene encoding F-box/kelch-repeat protein At3g06240-like — protein MTSSCTNLSLPAATSKKAMVNYLPGDVLRNNIFIRLPAKQLALLRSLSKTWNLVLSDSSFIKSHLHHSIHNKQDDNQTEIIAFYFACLDDLSGTYFTLNASRSSYEEHCNYIKLPPSGFNHVIGSINGLICFSNDNGVVYLWNACLSSALIPIISGSRFGGYFRFGYDPKIDDYKVVNVRYSCKRRLIKVYSVRKGCWESITAKFPSHITKINRNDVLGDGYNGRVHWLCNVDDPNNNNIKETILAFDLNLETFSEISLPPDFVKCTRQRTNVLGVLFEKLCVMSCISGGDCEVWVMEEYGTTSWVKRVFPDLFNLPIDAVGFSLRGDLLIRGRDHGLILYNPNADDQVKLLNTRLIDKLMHISYFVD, from the coding sequence ATGACTTCATCCTGCACGAATTTGAGTTTACCAGCTGCCACTAGCAAAAAAGCTATGGTGAATTACCTTCCCGGCGATGTTTTGCGTAACAAcatattcattaggttacctgcaaAACAATTAGCTCTATTGAGATCCCTTTCTAAAACCTGGAATCTTGTTTTATCTGACTCCTCTTTTATTAAATCTCATCTTCATCATTCAATCCACAACAAACAAGACGACAATCAGACTGAGATTATCGCCTTCTACTTTGCATGCCTTGACGACTTGTCAGGTACATATTTCACACTAAACGCCTCTCGATCCTCCTATGAGGAACACTGCAATTATATAAAACTCCCACCATCTGGATTCAATCATGTTATTGGTTCTATCAACGGCTTAATATGCTTTTCGAACGACAATGGTGTTGTTTACCTATGGAACGCTTGTCTCTCTTCTGCCTTGATACCTATTATTTCCGGAAGTCGTTTTGGTGGTTATTTCAGATTCGGTTATGATCCCAAAATTGACGATTACAAGGTTGTCAACGTTAGATACTCTTGTAAGAGAAGACTAATAAAAGTATATAGTGTTAGAAAGGGTTGTTGGGAATCAATTACGGCAAAGTTTCCATCCCACATTACAAAAatcaatagaaatgatgttcttggAGATGGATATAATGGTCGTGTTCATTGGCTTTGCAATGTAGatgatcccaacaacaataatatcaaAGAAACAATATTGGCATTTGACTTGAATCTTGAAACTTTCAGTGAGATTTCACTTCCACCAGATTTTGTGAAGTGTACACGTCAGCGGACGAATGTTTTGGGGGTTTTGTTTGAAAAGCTTTGTGTGATGTCATGCATTAGTGGGGGTGATTGTGAAGTGTGGGTAATGGAAGAGTATGGGACTACTTCATGGGTCAAACGTGTATTTCCAGACTTGTTTAATCTTCCTATCGATGCAGTTGGATTCTCATTACGTGGCGACCTCCTAATTAGAGGTCGTGATCATGGTCTAATTTTGTACAATCCAAACGCTGATGACCAAGTCAAGTTACTCAATACGCGTTTGATTGATAAATTAATGCATATTAGCTATTTTGTTGACTAA